In Candidatus Methylomirabilota bacterium, the genomic window CGCCGTGACGCGGCAGATCCGCGGCTCGGTGCGACGCAACCGGGCCCGCCGGCGGCTGCGCGAGGCTTTCCGGGCGGCGCGGGGAGCGACACCGCCGCGCGCGGCCCTGATGGTGGTGGGCAAGCGCGGGGCCCTCGACGCTCCGCTTGGCGATCTCACCGAGCAACTCCGGCGGGCGCTCGCCGCCCTCCCCGGGCCGCGAGGCGGCCGGTGAGCGCGGGGGCCCGCCTCGCGGTCCAGGCCATCACGGCCTACCAGCGCGTGCTGTCTCCCATGCTGGGCAGCCACTGCCGCTTCGCCCCGAGCTGCTCGGAATACGCCCGCCTGGCCGTGCTTCGCCACGGAGCGATCCGCGGGACCGCGCTGGCGCTGGGCCGGCTGCTCCGCTGTCATCCGTTTCATCCCGGTGGGTACGACCCGCCTCCGGCGCGGTGATGGAAAAGCGCGCGGCCCTGGCCTTCGGCCTCAGCATCCTGCTGCTCCTAGCGTACCTATGGGTGATGGAGACGTATTTCACGCCACCTCAGCCCACGGCGCCGGTGACGAGCGCGCCCGAGCCGCCTGCCCCGCCGCCCCCTCGGCCC contains:
- the yidD gene encoding membrane protein insertion efficiency factor YidD; translated protein: MSAGARLAVQAITAYQRVLSPMLGSHCRFAPSCSEYARLAVLRHGAIRGTALALGRLLRCHPFHPGGYDPPPAR